The Anopheles coluzzii chromosome 2, AcolN3, whole genome shotgun sequence genome window below encodes:
- the LOC120949727 gene encoding exostosin-3, giving the protein MTGYDSLGGNGGGPSSTGGTVCHWLKHMKLYRVVLIVVFCLLSLPFVFYNLLVHEESNVQHSDIHRTRSQLFTFEDVSPLKAADLKLRIDEMLRMKGTVSLELRDLESRRQKLQSDIGLYNQKIDELKQELARQQTELDRLKISVEQAQVAQREAVLRNTPELALPRALFSDTLPAQMRPIDAAHSRSCKMSTCFDHSRCSLTSGFPVYLYDPDTTSVVSAGYDIDGFLKTTIKQTLGYNAHLTTDPKKACVFLVLVGEALSEHEVQKSNRYVAPQGAADGSGAPNLSSLNVTRLRLLPYWGGDGRNHVLLNFARREVGPGAGNMLQGQAMDTGRAMLVQSSFEESQFRVGFDLIAPPILGPPGGDVWQECAPMLPARRKYLLSFQGELLGQNGTMVGPRGTDDTESDTVDEFIIEHLKEMSSGRTQDYFMLQFECVPATEQRAPSGLRDWSLCGTDNSRKSVLKESTFALLLAPGGGSTSSTLLQARLYEALRAGAIPLVLGGDQVQLPYAETIDWRRVVISLPKARITELHFLLRAIPDADLLTMRRQGRLVWERYLSSVQSTVDTIVASLRSRLGIPPKPIPSVIAHSVFNSSFVPLKSDPVIDTEPEESLGPIEPPYPSPAFRRNYTATLVQSREMWNDWADPFALYPQLPFDPVLPSDAKFIGSHMGFRPIGKGAGGTGKEFGESLGGNYPREQFTIVILTYEREQVLMDSLSRLYGLPYLHKVIVVWNSPKPPLEDLRWPDIGVPVHVVRAPRNSLNNRFLPFDAIETEAVLSVDDDAHLRHDEILFGFRVWREHRDRVVGFPGRFHAWDVNSLDSWNYNSNYSCELSMVLTGAAFIHKYYTYLYTYTLPQAIRDKVDEYMNCEDIAMNFLVSHVTRKPPVKVTSRWTFRCPGCPVSLSEDDTHFQERHKCINFFTKVFGYTPLLNTQYRADSILFKTRIPHDKQKCFKFI; this is encoded by the exons ATGACCGGGTACGATTCGCTCGGTGGCAATGGAGGCGGTCCATCCAGTACCGGCGGTACCGTATGCCACTGGCTCAAGCACATGAAGCTGTACCGGGTGGTGCTGATTGTGGTATTTTGCCTGCTGTCGCTGCCCTTCGTCTTTTACAACCTGCTCGTGCACGAGGAATCGAACGTCCAGCACAGCGACATCCACCGGACGCGCTCGCAGCTGTTCACGTTTGAGGATGTGAGCCCCCTGAAGGCGGCCGATCTGAAGCTGCGCATCGACGAGATGCTGCGCATGAAGGGGACGGTTTCGCTGGAGCTGCGTGATCTTGAATCGCGCCGCCAGAAGCTACAGTCGGACATCGGGCTGTACAATCAGAAGATCGATGAGCTCAAGCAAGAGCTGGCCCGCCAGCAGACGGAGCTGGATCGGTTGAAGATATCCGTCGAGCAAGCGCAGGTAGCCCAGCGCGAAGCCGTTCTGCGCAACACACCGGAGCTGGCCCTTCCGAGGGCACTCTTTTCCGACACGCTACCGGCGCAGATGCGCCCGATCGATGCCGCCCACAGCCGGTCGTGTAAAATGAGCACCTGCTTCGATCACTCGCGCTGCAGTCTAACGTCCGGCTTTCCGGTGTACCTGTACGACCCCGATACGACGTCGGTCGTTAGCGCAGGGTACGATATCGATGGGTTCCTGAAGACCACGATCAAGCAAACGCTCGGCTACAATGCGCACCTCACAACGGATCCGAAAAAGGCGTGCGTATTTCTCGTACTCGTCGGGGAGGCACTGTCCGAGCATGAGGTGCAAAAGAGCAACCGCTACGTTGCACCGCAGGGAGCAGCGGATGGGTCGGGCGCGCCCAATCTTTCCAGTTTGAACGTCACCCGCCTACGGCTCCTGCCGTACTGGGGAGGCGATGGGCGGAACCATGTGCTGTTGAACTTTGCCCGCCGCGAAGTTGGCCCGGGGGCGGGTAATATGCTGCAGGGCCAGGCGATGGATACGGGCCGGGCCATGCTGGTGCAGTCGAGCTTCGAGGAAAGCCAGTTCCGCGTCGGCTTCGATCTGATCGCACCGCCCATCCTGGGCCCACCGGGCGGGGACGTGTGGCAGGAGTGCGCTCCAATGCTGCCAGCCCGCCGGAAGTATCTGCTCAGCTTCCAGGGCGAGCTGTTGGGCCAGAACGGTACGATGGTTGGGCCGCGCGGGACGGACGACACCGAGAGCGACACGGTGGACGAGTTTATCATCGAGCATCTGAAGGAGATGTCTTCGGGCAGGACGCAGGACTACTTCATGCTGCAGTTTGAGTGTGTCCCGGCGACGGAACAACGCGCACCGTCGGGATTGCGTGACTGGTCGCTCTGTGGGACGGACAATTCGCGCAAATCGGTGCTGAAAGAATCGAcctttgcgctgctgctggcaccgGGCGGAGGAAGTACGAGTTCCACGTTGCTGCAGGCACGGCTGTACGAGGCACTGCGGGCTGGAGCGATTCCGCTGGTACTGGGCGGCGATCAGGTGCAGCTTCCGTACGCTGAAACGATCGACTGGCGACGGGTGGTCATTTCCCTGCCCAAGGCCCGTATAACCGAGCTACACTTTCTGCTGCGTGCCATCCCCGATGCCGATTTGCTGACGATGCGCCGCCAGGGTCGGTTGGTGTGGGAGCGCTACCTTAGCTCGGTTCAGTCCACGGTTGATACGATCGTGGCCAGCCTGCGCAGTCGGCTCGGAATTCCCCCGAAACCGATACCGTCAGTGATTGCGCACAGCGTGTTCAATTCATCGTTCGTCCCTCTCAAATCCGACCCCGTCATCGATACCGAGCCGGAGGAATCGCTCGGTCCGATCGAACCACCGTACCCGAGTCCGGCGTTCCGCAGGAACTACACCGCCACCCTGGTGCAGTCGCGCGAAATGTGGAACGATTGGGCCGACCCGTTCGCACTGTACCCGCAGCTTCCCTTCGATCCGGTGCTGCCGTCCGACGCGAAGTTCATCGGCTCCCACATGGGCTTCCGGCCGATCGGGAAAGGTGCGGGCGGCACGGGCAAAGAGTTCGGCGAATCGCTCGGCGGCAACTATCCCCGCGAACAGTTCACCATCGTCATACTGACGTACGAGCGGGAGCAGGTGCTGATGGATTCGCTGAGCCGCCTGTACGGACTGCCCTACCTGCACAAGGTGATTGTCGTGTGGAACTCCCCGAAACCGCCACTGGAGGATCTACGCTGGCCGGACATTGGCGTGCCGGTGCACGTCGTTCGCGCACCGCGCAACTCGCTCAACAATCGCTTCCTACCGTTCGATGCGATCGAAACCGAGGCGGTCCTGTCGGTCGATGACGATGCGCACCTGCGCCACGACGAGATACTGTTTGGGTTTCGCGTGTGGCGGGAGCACCGCGACCGGGTGGTTGGCTTCCCGGGCCGGTTCCATGCGTGGGACGTGAACTCGCTCGACTCGTGGAACTACAACTCGAACTACAGCTGCGAGCTGAGCATGGTGCTGACCGGGGCCGCCTTCATCCACAAGTACTACACGTACCTGTACACGTACACGCTGCCCCAGGCGATCCGGGACAAGGTGGACGAGTACATGAACTGCGAGGACATTGCGATGAACTTTCTGGTGTCGCACGTCACGCGCAAACCCCCGGTGAAGGTTACCTCCCGCTGGACGTTCCGGTGCCCCGGCTGCCCGGTGTCGCTCAGCGAGGATGATACCCACTTCCAGGAGCGGCACAAGTGCATCAACTTCTTCACGAAG GTGTTTGGGTACACGCCCTTACTTAACACCCAGTACCGGGCCGATTCGATCCTGTTCAAAACGCGAATACCACACGACAAACAGAAATGCTTTAAATTTATCTAA